One stretch of Arthrobacter polaris DNA includes these proteins:
- a CDS encoding amino acid ABC transporter ATP-binding protein, translating into MQFLQIRDLHKSYGDLEILKXVSLEVARHEVVCLIGASGSGKSTLLRCINALEPIDSGAILVNGDQVTXLGVDLNALRRNVGIVFQSYNLFXHMSVLKNITLAPTMVGGVAKEAAEQRAMELLEKIGLRNKAGSFPDALSGGQQQRVAIVRAMAMDPQVLLLDEITAALDPELVGDVLEMIRXLAVDGLTMLLATHEMGFARXVASQVCFLHQGKILERGTPEQVFENPQEERTQQFLSRVINAGRL; encoded by the coding sequence ATGCAATTTCTACAGATTCGCGATCTTCACAAATCCTATGGTGACTTGGAAATCCTCAAGNGGGTCTCCCTAGAAGTGGCACGGCATGAGGTGGTGTGTCTCATCGGCGCCTCCGGCTCCGGGAAATCGACATTGTTGCGGTGCATCAACGCCCTTGAACCCATTGATTCCGGCGCAATCCTAGTCAATGGGGACCAAGTTACGNGGCTGGGCGTTGATCTGAACGCACTGCGGCGCAATGTGGGTATCGTCTTCCAGTCCTACAACTTGTTCNCCCACATGTCCGTACTGAAGAACATCACGTTGGCACCGACCATGGTGGGCGGTGTGGCCAAGGAAGCTGCAGAGCAGCGGGCCATGGAACTGCTAGAGAAAATTGGCCTGCGGAACAAGGCAGGCTCCTTCCCCGATGCTCTGTCCGGCGGCCAGCAGCAGCGAGTAGCCATTGTCCGCGCCATGGCCATGGATCCACAGGTGTTGTTGCTCGATGAAATCACAGCCGCACTAGACCCCGAACTTGTCGGCGATGTTTTGGAGATGATCAGGNAACTCGCGGTGGATGGGCTGACTATGCTCTTGGCCACCCATGAGATGGGATTTGCCAGGNAAGTTGCCTCGCAGGTGTGCTTCTTGCACCAGGGGAAGATCCTAGAACGCGGAACACCCGAGCAGGTCTTTGAAAACCCACAGGAGGAACGTACGCAGCAATTTCTCAGCCGCGTGATCAATGCAGGCAGGCTATAA
- a CDS encoding dicarboxylate/amino acid:cation symporter, which produces MPKLPRWAGSFGVQIIIGLVLGLILXLIARQLGGDPETDPNPLVTTLGLIGSSYVSILKAAVVPLIFTAVVSSIANLRQVTNAARLAWNTLLWFAITSLIAVSIGIGLGVLFQPGAGTGTATPAEYTGKSGDWWAFLIGLFPSNFLGLSASTKAAESGALTTSVNFNVLQILVIAIVIGIAALKVGKAADPFLKLNGSALAVIQKVLWWIIRLAPIGTVGLIGNAVASYGWTTIGSLGKFTVAIYVGLALVLFVVYPVIIKTHSLSIKQYFSGVWPAVQLGFVSRSSIGTLPLTQRVTERNLGVPRAYAAFAVPLXATTKMDGCAAIYPAIAAVFVAQFFGIQLDLGQYLLIVLVSVLGSAATAGTTGAVVMLTLTLSTLGLPLAGVGLLLAVDPILDMGRTAVNVAGQALVPTIVAKRQGILNEELYNAPRNGNPFADDSDNLLAELSTADGAADIDPKREPVNA; this is translated from the coding sequence GTGCCGAAACTGCCCAGATGGGCAGGCTCCTTCGGCGTTCAAATCATCATCGGCTTGGTCTTGGGCCTGATCCTGNGCCTGATAGCCCGCCAGCTCGGCGGCGATCCCGAAACCGATCCCAACCCTCTTGTCACGACCCTGGGCCTCATTGGTTCCAGCTATGTTTCAATCCTCAAGGCGGCCGTTGTGCCGCTGATCTTCACTGCGGTGGTCTCCTCCATCGCCAACCTGCGTCAGGTTACCAATGCAGCTCGCTTGGCCTGGAACACGCTGCTCTGGTTCGCCATCACGTCCTTGATCGCTGTGAGCATCGGCATCGGGCTGGGTGTGTTGTTCCAACCCGGTGCTGGCACCGGCACTGCCACGCCGGCGGAATACACCGGCAAGTCGGGTGACTGGTGGGCTTTCCTTATCGGCTTGTTCCCGTCCAACTTCTTGGGCCTGAGCGCCTCAACCAAGGCTGCCGAATCCGGTGCGCTGACCACAAGCGTGAACTTCAACGTTCTGCAGATCCTGGTCATCGCCATCGTCATTGGTATTGCGGCGCTGAAGGTTGGCAAGGCTGCCGATCCGTTCCTGAAGCTCAACGGTTCAGCTTTGGCAGTGATCCAGAAGGTGCTGTGGTGGATCATTCGTTTGGCACCGATCGGCACGGTTGGCTTGATCGGTAACGCAGTTGCCAGCTATGGCTGGACCACCATTGGTTCCCTGGGAAAGTTCACCGTTGCCATCTACGTTGGCCTGGCACTTGTCTTGTTTGTTGTGTACCCGGTGATCATCAAGACACACAGCCTGTCCATCAAACAATATTTCTCAGGTGTCTGGCCGGCAGTCCAACTCGGCTTTGTCTCCCGTTCTTCCATTGGAACCTTGCCGCTGACCCAGCGCGTTACCGAACGCAACCTTGGTGTACCCCGCGCTTACGCTGCCTTCGCCGTACCGTTGNGGGCAACCACCAAGATGGACGGTTGCGCCGCCATCTACCCGGCCATTGCTGCTGTCTTCGTCGCACAGTTCTTCGGCATCCAGCTCGATTTGGGCCAGTACCTGCTGATTGTCCTGGTCTCAGTCCTTGGTTCCGCCGCAACTGCGGGCACCACAGGCGCCGTAGTCATGCTGACCCTAACCCTGTCAACACTGGGTCTGCCACTGGCTGGCGTGGGACTTCTGCTGGCCGTTGACCCCATTTTGGATATGGGCCGCACGGCCGTCAACGTGGCAGGCCAAGCACTGGTTCCCACTATCGTCGCCAAACGCCAGGGCATCCTCAACGAAGAGCTGTACAACGCTCCCCGCAACGGAAACCCTTTCGCTGATGACAGCGATAACTTACTTGCCGAGCTGAGCACGGCAGATGGCGCGGCAGATATCGACCCTAAGCGCGAGCCCGTCAACGCCTAA
- a CDS encoding DUF4383 domain-containing protein: MTSNIAHTSAARTNVQKAALGVGVVFLLVGILGFVPGITTNYDQLSFASYHSEAMLLGVFQVSILHNIVHLLFGIGGIAMAKTRSSARSYLLWGGVVYLVLWVYGLIIGHDSAANFVPVNSADNWLHLVLGVGMIGLALLLTRDTDHSPRRAATL; this comes from the coding sequence ATGACCAGTAACATTGCGCACACCAGCGCCGCACGCACCAATGTTCAGAAAGCGGCTTTGGGCGTTGGCGTCGTCTTTCTGCTCGTTGGCATTCTGGGGTTCGTTCCNGGGATCACGACCAATTACGACCAGCTCTCCTTTGCAAGCTACCACTCCGAGGCAATGCTGCTGGGCGTGTTCCAAGTCTCCATCCTGCACAACATTGTGCATCTGCTTTTCGGGATCGGAGGCATAGCGATGGCCAAGACCCGCAGCAGTGCCCGCAGCTATCTGCTCTGGGGCGGCGTCGTCTATCTCGTCCTTTGGGTCTACGGGCTGATCATCGGCCACGACAGTGCAGCGAACTTTGTGCCGGTCAACAGCGCCGATAACTGGCTTCATCTGGTCCTGGGCGTCGGCATGATCGGCCTCGCCTTGCTGCTGACCCGCGACACTGACCACTCCCCACGTAGGGCCGCCACTCTCTAA
- a CDS encoding TetR/AcrR family transcriptional regulator, translating to MKRMNAQARRVEVLAETVKQIRXKGMQSVRIADVADAMDVSSALIIYHFETKEKLLIGALTYAAERDLLKLGRIMRGPGSPAELLMAALEWYAPTGQARGWRIWVDAWSAAMRDVALAEVLVDLHTQWNKAISAVIDAGVSRGVFQSSNPLEAATRLTSFLDGLAVRMVVHKELISRTDLRHWLVRQVGWELGVEEAQLHTLELQK from the coding sequence ATGAAGAGGATGAACGCACAGGCGCGCCGTGTTGAGGTACTGGCGGAAACGGTCAAGCAAATTCGTGANAAAGGAATGCAGTCAGTGCGCATTGCGGATGTGGCTGACGCTATGGATGTCAGTTCTGCACTGATCATTTATCACTTTGAGACCAAAGAAAAGTTACTTATTGGCGCACTGACCTATGCGGCTGAACGGGACCTGCTCAAGCTGGGCAGGATTATGCGAGGGCCCGGTTCTCCCGCGGAACTCCTCATGGCGGCCCTGGAATGGTACGCCCCGACAGGTCAGGCTCGNGGGTGGCGGATCTGGGTTGATGCATGGTCCGCCGCCATGCGGGACGTAGCTCTGGCTGAGGTTTTGGTGGACCTTCATACGCAGTGGAATAAAGCGATTTCTGCCGTCATTGATGCCGGGGTGTCNAGAGGAGTCTTCCAGTCCAGCAATCCCCTCGAGGCAGCGACTCGGTTGACGTCTTTCTTAGATGGACTCGCCGTGCGGATGGTGGTCCACAAAGAGCTCATTAGTCGCACAGATTTGCGTCACTGGTTGGTCCGCCAGGTGGGTTGGGAACTTGGTGTGGAGGAGGCTCAGCTGCACACTTTAGAACTGCAAAAGTGA
- a CDS encoding amino acid ABC transporter permease, protein MSKSRKANALLRSQDVVAARHHAALGREAALTSLGYSTAILVLAILVAFVSTNNGAIASTFXRPAFIAEAFSDVLAAFWVNVRVALGAEVLVLVLGLGXAIMRMLPGRAGRPLRVLAILYTDIFRAIPGIIVLYLVGFGLSLAEVXFFKDLPPIWLAIFALTLTYSAYVAEVYRAGLDSIHRSQWAAARSLGLSYPQALRTVIIPQAIRRVIPPLLNDFIGLQKDTALIGVMGVIDAFTQSRLIGSSVFNLSPVTVVAIIFVLVTIXQSRFVDRMIEXDQARQRSGSN, encoded by the coding sequence ATGAGTAAATCCCGGAAAGCCAACGCATTACTGCGCTCTCAGGACGTAGTGGCCGCGCGGCACCACGCGGCACTAGGCCGGGAAGCAGCCTTGACGAGCCTGGGCTATTCAACCGCCATCTTAGTTCTGGCCATACTCGTGGCCTTCGTCAGCACCAATAACGGCGCCATCGCCTCAACGTTTNTACGGCCAGCCTTCATCGCTGAGGCTTTCTCCGATGTCCTCGCCGCATTTTGGGTGAACGTGCGTGTTGCTCTCGGAGCCGAGGTTCTAGTTCTTGTTCTTGGCCTCGGANTCGCCATCATGCGCATGCTCCCAGGGCGGGCCGGACGGCCACTGCGGGTTTTAGCAATTTTATATACGGACATCTTCCGCGCCATTCCCGGCATCATTGTTCTCTACCTGGTCGGATTTGGCTTGTCCCTGGCTGAGGTCNCCTTCTTCAAGGACCTGCCACCGATCTGGTTGGCCATCTTTGCCCTGACTTTGACGTACAGCGCCTACGTAGCCGAGGTGTACAGAGCCGGTCTGGATTCCATTCACCGCAGCCAATGGGCCGCAGCCCGTTCCTTGGGGCTGTCGTATCCCCAAGCGCTGCGCACCGTCATCATTCCCCAAGCGATCCGCCGCGTCATCCCACCGTTGCTGAACGATTTCATTGGTCTGCAAAAGGATACGGCCTTGATTGGGGTTATGGGTGTCATTGATGCTTTCACCCAGTCCCGCCTCATTGGTTCTTCAGTGTTCAACCTGTCCCCGGTGACCGTGGTGGCTATTATCTTCGTCCTGGTCACCATCNCCCAGTCACGTTTCGTTGACCGGATGATAGAAAANGACCAGGCCCGTCAGCGTTCAGGATCAAATTAG
- a CDS encoding ABC transporter substrate-binding protein — protein sequence MAKHRLRTMAAVAAAASLALTACGSSTPTGNESGTAAFGECQVYGDAGSISLTPATPGTLTVQTNLPSPGWWKGISXEKITGGFEYCLAANIAHRAGLGKLKVVNASFDALVAGQTKDYDIAMAQISITPEREKVVQFSKPYFDSNVALLIXKGADVTAENIKDKKLGVALGTTAVTFVQDKINPTTAARVFQETDAMVTGVASGQIDAALQDTAIMLGFASGSSGALEVVGQYKTGEQYGAIYPKGSXNAAAMDTAIEAMSKDGTLDKLSADWLGPTLGGDPAKVPVFPTP from the coding sequence ATGGCAAAACATCGGCTCAGAACTATGGCAGCGGTGGCAGCGGCCGCCAGCTTGGCACTCACGGCTTGTGGTAGTTCAACACCAACCGGGAACGAAAGCGGAACCGCTGCTTTTGGTGAATGCCAGGTATACGGAGACGCGGGATCAATCTCCTTGACCCCAGCCACGCCAGGCACACTTACGGTTCAAACAAACCTACCCTCCCCTGGCTGGTGGAAGGGCATCTCCNCGGAAAAGATCACCGGCGGGTTCGAATACTGCCTGGCCGCTAATATTGCCCACCGGGCAGGGTTGGGCAAACTCAAAGTCGTCAATGCTTCCTTTGATGCTCTGGTCGCTGGCCAGACTAAGGACTACGACATCGCCATGGCCCAGATATCCATCACCCCGGAACGGGAAAAGGTGGTCCAGTTCTCCAAACCATACTTTGACTCCAACGTTGCCCTCTTGATCNAAAAGGGTGCTGATGTGACAGCGGAGAACATCAAGGACAAGAAGCTGGGCGTGGCCCTGGGAACCACTGCGGTCACGTTTGTCCAGGACAAGATCAATCCCACCACTGCGGCCCGGGTGTTCCAAGAAACTGACGCCATGGTGACAGGTGTCGCCTCCGGTCAAATTGATGCTGCCCTCCAGGACACCGCCATTATGCTTGGCTTCGCCAGCGGATCATCCGGCGCACTTGAGGTTGTGGGACAGTACAAAACTGGTGAACAATACGGAGCCATCTATCCCAAGGGCTCCNCCAATGCTGCAGCCATGGACACAGCCATCGAGGCCATGTCCAAAGACGGCACACTTGATAAGCTGTCAGCTGACTGGCTTGGCCCCACCCTTGGCGGCGACCCGGCAAAGGTTCCGGTGTTCCCAACCCCATGA
- a CDS encoding TetR/AcrR family transcriptional regulator, whose translation MLPPTVSRRELNKAATRXSIATAALDFLRNRDFNAFTVDEVAAAAGVSRRTFFNYFSSVEAAVASFTQNYLDQVILELKARPVDEPLLESAQIALSAVGSPRDLAILAETFTLTQDPQLARFQLQAWEECSLKITEVARQRXPEGTDEMYIFALVGAVIGSCKGAFQVWFQKHGTNITTESLADLRGYLQRTISHIRNGFNN comes from the coding sequence ATGTTACCGCCAACCGTTTCCCGCCGTGAGCTCAACAAGGCGGCCACCAGGNAGAGCATCGCCACTGCTGCCTTGGACTTTCTGCGTAATCGAGACTTTAATGCATTCACGGTAGACGAGGTTGCTGCCGCTGCCGGAGTTTCCAGGCGCACCTTCTTCAACTACTTCTCCTCCGTAGAAGCCGCCGTGGCCAGTTTCACGCAAAACTACCTTGACCAGGTCATTCTGGAGCTAAAAGCGCGACCCGTCGATGAGCCTTTGCTTGAATCGGCCCAAATAGCGCTTTCAGCTGTTGGCAGTCCCCGTGATCTGGCCATCTTGGCCGAAACCTTCACCCTGACCCAAGACCCCCAACTGGCACGATTCCAGCTCCAGGCGTGGGAAGAGTGCAGCCTGAAAATCACCGAGGTGGCCAGACAGCGTCNNCCGGAGGGAACCGATGAAATGTATATATTCGCCTTGGTGGGTGCCGTGATCGGCAGCTGTAAGGGTGCTTTCCAAGTCTGGTTCCAGAAGCACGGAACCAACATCACCACGGAATCGTTGGCTGATTTACGCGGCTATCTACAACGGACCATCTCCCACATCCGCAACGGCTTCAACAACTAA
- a CDS encoding DUF1622 domain-containing protein, producing the protein MDFRHVIELVGAYLDFAGVAVMVIGALISVPMAVWAQRHVTGGARQGPKSVYRQYRQMLGRSILLGLELLVAADIIRTVAVTPTFTSVGVLALIVLIRTFLSFSLELEITGQWPWQKNNTSKNGYRQEEEDQIQAAR; encoded by the coding sequence ATGGATTTCCGGCACGTTATTGAGCTGGTGGGAGCGTATCTGGACTTTGCNGGGGTTGCCGTGATGGTCATTGGGGCCCTCATCTCGGTCCCAATGGCTGTGTGGGCCCAGAGACACGTTACAGGAGGGGCCAGACAAGGGCCGAAGTCAGTCTATCGCCAGTACAGACAAATGCTGGGCCGGTCGATACTTCTGGGCCTAGAGCTGCTCGTCGCCGCGGACATCATCCGTACCGTGGCAGTGACACCGACCTTCACCAGTGTCGGCGTACTGGCGTTGATCGTGCTGATTCGAACATTTCTTAGCTTCTCGCTCGAACTGGAGATCACCGGACAATGGCCCTGGCAGAAAAACAACACCAGCAAGAACGGCTACCGGCAAGAAGAGGAAGACCAGATCCAGGCTGCACGCTAA
- a CDS encoding enoyl-CoA hydratase/isomerase family protein — MSFHNILLERDGSSMWLTLNRPADANAISMALAEEFCTAVEQAEADPSCHVLILQGSGKYFCAGGDIAMMAAAPDPGEFLGALAQKMHEGLLALANSRLITIAVVHGFAAGAGLGLVLNADIVLASENAGFVSAYGAVGLTPDCGVSYLLPQLVGQRRATEISLLGRSVTAAEGLAXGLVSEVLPSDELANRARELTGQLSASATQMLGPTKLLLNSVKTAGYAQHLAQEAETIATMISHPDTEKRIAAFVARRSR, encoded by the coding sequence GTGTCATTTCACAATATTTTGCTTGAGCGCGATGGTTCCTCAATGTGGTTGACATTGAACCGGCCCGCTGACGCCAATGCCATCAGCATGGCGTTGGCAGAAGAGTTTTGTACTGCCGTTGAACAAGCCGAGGCTGACCCAAGCTGTCATGTGTTGATCCTGCAGGGCAGTGGAAAGTACTTCTGCGCGGGAGGNGACATTGCCATGATGGCAGCGGCGCCTGATCCGGGCGAGTTCCTTGGGGCGCTGGCGCAGAAGATGCATGAGGGTTTGTTGGCCTTGGCGAATTCCAGGCTGATCACGATTGCTGTGGTCCATGGATTCGCAGCCGGAGCCGGTCTGGGACTGGTGCTCAATGCAGACATTGTCTTGGCTTCAGAAAATGCGGGTTTCGTTTCAGCCTACGGTGCCGTGGGATTGACGCCGGATTGTGGTGTTTCTTATTTACTCCCTCAGCTGGTGGGCCAACGGCGGGCAACTGAAATCTCGTTGCTGGGCCGCTCGGTCACTGCCGCAGAAGGGTTGGCTTGNGGGTTGGTCAGTGAAGTTCTCCCTAGTGATGAACTTGCCAATCGTGCCCGTGAACTGACAGGGCAGCTAAGTGCCAGTGCCACCCAGATGCTGGGCCCCACCAAGCTTTTGTTGAATAGCGTCAAAACNGCCGGCTATGCCCAGCATCTGGCCCAGGAGGCCGAAACCATCGCCACCATGATCTCTCATCCCGACACGGAAAAGAGGATTGCGGCCTTCGTGGCCCGCCGGTCTAGATGA
- a CDS encoding DUF779 domain-containing protein, which translates to MTAADDVLDAAITLXGEYSSRVALSGAAVELLQXLWGQYGPLMFHQSGGCCDGSSXMCFPAGEFITADADIRLGLFKLPGCGPLAFWMSKEQFNYWSHTHLTVDVVAGRGSGFSVEARGKRLLIRSRLVEGFTPAVV; encoded by the coding sequence GTGACAGCCGCCGATGACGTACTCGATGCCGCTATCACCCTCNCCGGGGAATATTCCTCACGCGTAGCATTGTCCGGCGCAGCCGTTGAACTGCTGCAANAACTCTGGGGACAGTATGGGCCTTTGATGTTCCACCAGTCCGGCGGCTGCTGCGATGGCTCCTCCNCCATGTGCTTTCCGGCAGGGGAATTCATCACGGCCGACGCCGATATCCGCCTGGGCCTCTTCAAGCTCCCAGGCTGTGGGCCGTTGGCGTTTTGGATGTCCAAGGAACAGTTCAACTACTGGTCCCATACCCACCTCACCGTGGATGTGGTGGCCGGACGTGGCAGCGGATTCTCCGTGGAGGCCCGAGGGAAACGGTTATTAATCCGTTCCCGTCTGGTGGAGGGCTTCACCCCGGCCGTCGTCTAA
- a CDS encoding MMPL family transporter, with protein MALWLYRLGQLSARRAWLVIAAWAIIMAMVGGAAALFIGPMSNNFQIPGTETQQMADKLQKDLPEASGGSGSVVFTSTDGAPFTAVQEKDITAALETVTTVPTVXGVIDPFLTTAAKEAGAAQLAEGAKQLAAGQAEAAAQKPALDAAAEQLTAGRPXLDAGQAQLDAQKAQLANVPADSPQAVAAGAQIAQAQAQLDASRAQWQAGKDQYDAGKAKYDAGLSTLAAKQAELSAGERTSEAAAGILFVSANNKAAIGQIQFSESMNAVTPANRQLVQDKLNTLESSXVSVSYSKEIVEDVSSLFGVSEVLGIAVAAAVLLIMLGTFVAAGLPLLMAVVGVGIGVGGTMALTTVIEMSSISXMLALMLGLAVGIDYSLFIVNRHRQQLLAGMEMRESIAKATGTSGNAVTFAGLTVVIALSALSVTGLPFLAILGLAAAATVAISVLIALTLTPALLSIIGTRLISKXAWAKNDAATAKHQATLVGLDNTEKVAADEAADIARSARGWGGLVTKHPVIALVSAVLALAVIAIPATGLRLALPDGGSEPVDSSAYQAYSITGKNFGEGVNGPIIVVGALPAGLDEAQATVLNLDVADQLRAVXNVKAAVPVILSKDLRTAVYQVIPTEGPASESTVQVIHDLRTEGATIKAEHNVSIGLTGQTAANVDVSEKLGAALPPYLAIVVGLSLLLLILVFRSILVPLLATAGFLLSLVAAFGGVVAVYQWGWLSGIFDVANPAAVLSFLPIILIGVLFGLAMDYQVFIASGMREAYAHGQNAKQAVRTGFKHAAPVVTAAAIIMISVFSGFIFSHLTMVRPLGFALAFGVLIDAFVVRMTIVPAAMHLMGKSAWWIPKWLDKILPDVDVEGAKLAGQTAPEDAASLSAAAELAH; from the coding sequence ATGGCGCTTTGGCTCTATCGACTGGGTCAGCTCTCGGCTCGCCGCGCATGGCTGGTGATTGCCGCTTGGGCGATCATCATGGCCATGGTGGGCGGCGCGGCTGCGTTGTTCATTGGACCGATGTCCAACAACTTTCAAATTCCCGGCACCGAAACTCAGCAAATGGCTGACAAGCTCCAGAAAGACCTGCCCGAGGCCTCTGGTGGCTCAGGTTCGGTAGTGTTCACCAGCACCGACGGTGCGCCGTTCACTGCCGTTCAGGAGAAGGACATTACGGCAGCGTTAGAAACGGTGACCACCGTACCCACTGTANAAGGTGTGATCGATCCGTTCCTCACAACTGCGGCTAAGGAAGCCGGGGCCGCCCAACTCGCAGAAGGTGCCAAGCAACTAGCTGCTGGTCAGGCTGAAGCCGCAGCTCAGAAGCCTGCTCTGGATGCCGCTGCCGAACAACTCACTGCGGGAAGGCCCNAGCTAGATGCTGGCCAAGCACAGTTGGACGCCCAGAAGGCTCAGCTGGCTAACGTGCCAGCGGATTCTCCACAAGCCGTGGCAGCTGGCGCGCAAATCGCGCAGGCGCAAGCCCAGTTAGATGCCAGTAGGGCGCAGTGGCAAGCTGGTAAGGACCAATATGATGCTGGCAAAGCTAAGTACGACGCCGGATTGTCCACCTTAGCTGCTAAGCAGGCAGAGCTCTCGGCCGGAGAGCGCACGTCCGAAGCCGCGGCTGGGATCCTCTTTGTCTCTGCAAACAACAAGGCTGCCATCGGCCAAATCCAGTTCAGCGAGTCCATGAATGCCGTGACTCCCGCTAATCGCCAGCTGGTCCAAGACAAGTTGAACACGCTTGAATCAAGCNGAGTGAGCGTCTCTTACAGCAAGGAAATTGTTGAGGACGTGTCCTCGCTGTTCGGTGTATCCGAAGTTCTTGGCATTGCCGTTGCAGCCGCAGTGCTGTTGATCATGCTGGGCACCTTTGTTGCAGCCGGGCTCCCGCTGCTCATGGCTGTTGTTGGTGTGGGCATCGGTGTAGGAGGCACCATGGCGTTGACAACTGTGATTGAAATGTCCTCCATCTCCNCCATGCTGGCTTTGATGCTGGGACTTGCTGTGGGTATTGACTACTCCTTGTTCATCGTCAACCGGCACCGTCAGCAACTACTGGCGGGCATGGAGATGCGTGAGTCCATTGCCAAGGCAACAGGAACTTCCGGTAATGCCGTGACCTTTGCCGGCCTGACAGTTGTCATCGCCTTGTCTGCTCTTTCTGTCACGGGACTGCCGTTCCTAGCGATTCTGGGCCTGGCCGCTGCCGCCACTGTTGCCATCTCTGTGCTTATTGCGTTGACCCTGACACCTGCACTGCTCTCCATCATCGGGACCCGGCTCATCTCCAAANAAGCGTGGGCCAAGAATGATGCGGCCACGGCTAAACACCAGGCCACGCTGGTGGGATTGGATAACACCGAGAAGGTTGCGGCAGATGAAGCCGCCGACATTGCCCGCAGTGCCCGAGGCTGGGGCGGACTCGTCACCAAACACCCTGTCATTGCCTTGGTGAGCGCAGTCCTAGCGTTGGCTGTCATTGCGATCCCCGCAACCGGCCTACGGCTAGCACTGCCCGACGGCGGTTCCGAACCTGTCGATTCCAGCGCCTACCAGGCGTACTCCATCACCGGTAAGAACTTTGGTGAGGGCGTGAACGGGCCCATCATTGTGGTGGGCGCGTTGCCAGCCGGGCTGGATGAAGCTCAAGCCACCGTACTGAATCTGGACGTGGCGGACCAGCTGCGCGCCGTCNAAAACGTCAAGGCCGCTGTGCCAGTGATTCTCAGCAAGGACCTCCGCACCGCTGTCTACCAGGTCATCCCCACCGAAGGCCCGGCCAGCGAAAGTACTGTTCAGGTCATCCATGACCTGCGCACAGAAGGTGCCACCATCAAGGCAGAGCACAACGTCAGCATCGGATTGACAGGGCAAACAGCAGCCAACGTTGATGTCTCAGAAAAGCTGGGAGCGGCGCTGCCGCCCTACTTGGCCATCGTCGTCGGACTTTCATTGCTGCTGCTCATCCTGGTGTTCCGCTCAATCCTTGTTCCGCTACTGGCAACAGCAGGTTTCCTGCTCTCGCTCGTGGCCGCGTTTGGCGGTGTGGTGGCCGTGTACCAGTGGGGCTGGCTCAGCGGAATATTCGATGTGGCCAATCCTGCTGCGGTCCTGAGTTTCCTGCCGATTATTTTGATAGGTGTGTTGTTTGGCCTGGCTATGGACTACCAAGTGTTCATAGCCTCCGGCATGCGTGAAGCATACGCCCACGGACAAAACGCAAAGCAGGCTGTGCGGACCGGGTTCAAGCATGCGGCACCGGTGGTGACGGCGGCGGCGATCATCATGATCAGTGTGTTCTCCGGCTTCATCTTCTCGCACCTGACCATGGTGCGCCCGTTGGGCTTCGCACTGGCGTTCGGCGTGCTGATCGACGCGTTTGTGGTGCGCATGACGATCGTTCCTGCGGCCATGCACCTGATGGGCAAGTCGGCCTGGTGGATTCCGAAGTGGCTGGATAAGATCCTGCCCGATGTGGATGTTGAAGGTGCCAAGCTGGCTGGCCAGACGGCCCCGGAGGATGCCGCGTCGTTGAGTGCGGCCGCAGAGTTGGCACACTAG